The Gloeomargarita lithophora Alchichica-D10 genomic sequence AGCGGAGTCGTTGGCAGATTCTATGGGATCAGTTCAAAAATATCATGCTGTTGTTGTTGATTGCGGTGGCGGTGATTTCGGCCATTACCGACCTGATCCAGTCTTTGCAAGAACAGCGGTTTATTTTTCCTAAGGATACGGTAGCGATTTTAAGCATCGTCATTTTGAATGGCCTGCTGGGTTATGTGCAGGAAAGCAAAGCTGAGCAAGCCCTGGCCGCTTTGAAAAAAATGTCCTCCTCCCGGGTGCGGGTCCTGCGGGCGGGGCAAGTGCAGGAGGTGAACGCCCCGGAGTTGGTGCCGGGGGATGTGGTGCTGGTGGAAGCGGGCAACAGACTCCCGGCGGACGGGCGGTGGTTGGTGACGGCCAATCTCCAGGTGCGGGAGGCGGCGCTGACCGGGGAAGCCCTGCCGGTGACCAAACAGGCGGATGTGGTACTGCCGGCGGATACGGAGTTGGGCGACCGGGTAAATTTGGGTTTTATGGGCACGGAAGTCATCCAGGGGCGGGGGACGCTGGTGGTGACCCAAACGGGGATGAGTACGCAACTGGGGAAAATTGCCGCCGCCATTCAAGCGGTCGAGGTCGAGCCTACACCCCTGCAACGGCGGATGGATCAACTGGGGAAGGTGCTGGTCGTAGGAGCCTTGATTTTGGTGGCTTTGGTCATCGTGGGCGGCACGCTTTATCAACCGAGTATGTTCGGTGCCCTGGTGCAGGTGTCGTTGAGTATGGCGGTGGCGGTGGTGCCGGAGGGGTTACCGGCGGTGGTGACGATTACCCTGGCGTTGGGTACCCGGCGGATGATGCAGCGGCGGGCCTTGATTCGTCGCTTACCCGCGGTGGAAACCCTGGGTTCGGTGACGGTGGTGTGTTCGGATAAAACCGGGACATTAACCCAAAATAAAATGGTGGCGCAGGCGGTGGGTCTGCCGGAAATTGGGTTAATTCAAGTCACTGGCACGGGCTACCAACCGCAGGGGGAATTTCTCCAGGGGGATCACCCCTTCGCACCCCAATCCCACCCGGATTTGATGGGCTTTTTGTTAACCGGACTGCTTTGTAACGATGCGATTTGGCAACAAGACCAGGGGGAATGGGTAATCCTGGGCGACCCGACGGAGGGGGCTTTATTACCCTTGGCGGCCAAGGCGGGTTTGACGGCGGGGGGGCAGACCTTAGAGCGGGTGGCGGAATTTCCCTTTTCCTCGGAACGCAAACGCATGAGTGTGGTGGTCAGCACCGATGACCAAGCGGTTTATTCGCTGCTGCGGGGGGATTTTTTATTGCTATGTAAAGGCTCCCCCGAACTGACCCTAGAGTGTTGCGACCAGGTGCAACGCCAGGGCCAGGTGCAGGATCTTACCCCGGCGCAACGGCAAGAAATTTTAGAGCAAAACAATACCCTCGCCAGCCAAGGTCTGCGGGTGTTGGGGTTGGCCTATCGTGCTTTGGATGCCCTGCCACCCCAACCATCAGCGGCGGGGTTGGAGCAGGGGTTAATTTGGTTGGGGCTGGTGGGGATGCTGGATGCCGCCCGCCCGGAGGCCAAATTGGCGGTGGCTCGCTGTCACATGGCGGGCATTCGGGTGGTGATGATCACCGGCGACCACCAACTCACCGCCTGTACGATTGCCAAGGATTTGGGGATTTTGCGCCCTGGGGATGAAATTCTCACGGGTCGGGAACTGGAGCAACTTGACCCGGCGGAACTGGCGGCACGGGTGGGACGGGTGGCGGTCTATGCCCGGGTGTCCCCGGAACACAAACTGCACATTGTCCAAGCCCTGCAAAAAACCAGCCAGGTGGTCTCCATGACCGGCGATGGGGTGAATGATGCGCCAGCGTTGAAACAGGCGGATATTGGGGTGGCGATGGGGATTACGGGGACGGATGTGAGTAAAGAGGCCAGCGATATGATTTTGCTGGATGACAATTTTGCCACCATCGTCGCCGCCGTGGAGGAAGGCCGGGTGGTGTATGGCAATATCCGCCGCTTTATCCGCTACATCCTGGGGAGCAATATCGGCGAGGTGCTGACGATTGCCGCCGCTCCCCTGATCGGGTTGGGGGGCACGCCCCTGTCGCCTTTACAAATCCTCTGGATGAATCTCGCCACCGATGGGATTCCCGCTTTGGCCTTGGCAATAGAACCGGGGCGGGCGGTGGTGATGCACCAACCCCCCAAAGACCCCAAGGAGAGCATTTTCGCCCGGGGTTTGGGGGCCTACATGGTGCGGGTAGGGATTGTCCTGGCGCTGGTGACCATTGCCCTGATGGTTTGGGCTTATCAGTACACAAACAATACGGAAATTCCTGGCCTTGACCCCCGGCGCTGGCAGACAATGGTGTTTACCACCCTGTGTATTTCCCAGATGGGTCATGCGCTGGCGGTGCGTTCCGATAGCCGTTTGTTGATCGAACTCAATCCCGGCAGTAATCCCTGGATTTGGTGGGCGGTGGGGCTGATGACCCTGGCGCAGGTGTTGATTATTTATGTGCCAGCCCTGCGGGCATTTTTCAACGTGTTTTACCTACCACCGGGGGAATTACTGATCTGTATGGCCTTTAGCACCCTGGTATTTGTCTGGGTAGAACTGGAAAAACTGGTGATCCGCCGTCTGTGGCCGGGGCGAGAAACGGAGGGTTAGGGGGAAAAATCGGGTGACTTCCGGCGGTGGGTATGCGACTATGGTACTTAAAAAGAAAGCGTTACCGTGCCCCAAGGAGTTGCACCCATGACTTTTGCTCCCGCTGATCCGATCCAGATTCTTGTCATTGACGACAGCATGGTGGTTCGGGAACTGATTGCCCAGTACCTGGAGAATGGGGGCTATATTTTGGAAACGGCGGCGAATGGGGAAGTGGCTTGGGCGGCCATTTGTCAATCCCCCCCGGATTTGATCATCAGTGATTGGTCAATGCCCGGCATATCGGGGATTGAACTCTGTCGGCGGGTCAAATCCGACCCCGGTTTGCAACACATTTACTTTTTGATGCTCACCGCCCGGGAAGACGCTTCCGACCGGGTGCTGGGATTAGACACGGGGGCGGATGAATTTATCAGCAAGCCCATCAACGCCGAGGAATTGCGGGCCAGGATTCGGGCAGCCCTGCGGGTACGCCAGTTGACCCGCTCCCTGATGACCGCTAATCAACGGCTCCAGGATCAAAACAATCTGCTGGCCTCCATGTCCCTGCTGGATGGGGAAACCGGGGTTTTGAATCAGCGGGCTTTGACCTCGGCTTTGCCAGGACTTTTGCAACAGGTCGGAGAACGTCCCCCCGACCATATCCCGGTGGATGAAAACTATATTTTGTACTATCGTTATCTGAACTTTTGGTTGCTGGCCGTAGATCATTGGTCGGAACTCGAATCTAAATATGGTTCAGAAGTCCTGCGCCAAGTGGTGACGGTGGTGGCTCGCCGCTTACAAAGTCGGGGTCTGCCGGGGAGTCTGGTCTATCGCTCGGAACCCAATCAATTCGCCTGCCTGACCCTGGGGCTATCCCCCCAGCGGGCCTACGAGTTTGGGCAAACCCTGCGCCAGGGCATCAGCGACCATCCGGTGAGTTTGAGTAGTGAATTGTCCGTTGCTGTGACGGTGACCTTGGGCGGGGTGGTGGTGACCAAGGAACCCCCTCTGGAGGGGGAGCAGGTTTTACAGCAGGTACAGGATGTTTTAGCCAAGGCGCAAAGCCTAGGTGCCAATCAACTGGTCTTGCTGGGGTATGAGCCAGACCTGGACACCAAAGCGAGGGAAGGTTGGGGATAGGTTACTTTCAAGGGCACCGCTATAAGTTGAAAATTAGCGGTCGGCACTCCCCACTCCAGAATCTTTGCCCTCCAACGATGGGATTTATGGCTACGCCACGCAGGCTATCGGTTGGTTCTAATAATATAGAAGTATCCTGTAGCGTTTTTTTAGTAGATATAGCTAAGTAAAGTAAGGTTGTCGCCTCAAGATTCTGGGGAACCCGTGGGCTGCGCCCTGCGACCCATATTATGTCAACCTTTGCGTGTTTAGCTATAACATACCGAACTCACTGCTAAAACACCTGTAAAACAAGGAGCTTAAGCCCCGTACCCCATCAGCGTCAAAAAGCCTGTATCGCTAATTACTTTCTACGGTTTCGAGTGCCGGTGCGCGGGAATAATCATCCTGAAATCGCACAATATCATCTTCACCCAAATACTGCCCGTTTTGCACTTCAATGAGGATTAAATTGATAATGCCTGGATTTTCCAGACGATGGGCAGTACAGGGGGGAACATAGGTAGATTCGTTAGAATTTAATAAAATTTCCCGCTCTCCACAGGTGACTTTAGCCGTACCAGAAACCACAATCCAATGTTCACTCCGATGGTAATGCAATTGCAAACTTAACCGATGGCCCGGCTTGACCTCAATTCGCTTGATTTTGTAATTCCGTCCTTCCTCCAATACCGTAAAACTGCCCCAGGGTCGCAATTCCGTCGCTGCTCCCGGCAGGTGCCCCGTGGTTGTGGGCATCGGCGGCACCGTCATCCGAGTGCCGGGCATGGGCGGCACGGTATTCCGGGAGCTGAAGTTCATCCATACACCTCGGTAATCGGACAGGGCACTATCCCGATTATACCCAGGGGGGTGGTTCTGACATGCACCGGATTGGCGTACACTAGCTAAACATGGATGTTTAGGATACGGTCATGGCAGTCATTGCGGGCAATTGGAAAATGTACAAAAACCAGGGGGAGGCGGTGGCCTATCTCCATGAATTTGCCCCCCTGGTGGCCGGGAGCGACCGGGAGGTGGTGTTGTGCGTTCCCTTTACCGCCTTAGCCGTCCTGAGCGATAAATTGGCTACCACCAACATTGCCCTGGGAGCGCAGAACGTTCACTGGGAACCGGCGGGTGCCTACACCGGGGAAATTAGCCCGCCCATGCTCACCGATTTGGGGGTGCAATATGTGACCATCGGCCACAGCGAGCGGCGCCAGTACTTTGGCGAGACGGATGAACAGGTAAATCTGCGCTTAAAAGCCGCACAAAGTCATGGACTTACCCCCATTCTCTGCGTGGGAGAAACCGCCGAGCAACGCCAACAGGGACTGACCGAAGCCCACATTCTCGCCCAACTAGCCCAGGGGTTGGTAGGGGTAAAATTGACCCAACTGATCATCGCCTATGAACCCATCTGGGCGATTGGTTCGGGCAACACCTGCCAACCAGAGGAAGCCAACCGGGTGATTGGACTCATTCGCAAAGAGGTCGCCTTTCTCCAACAGGTGGACAGTCAAGTTATAAATAATGTTCATATTTTGTATGGCGGCTCAGTCAAACCAGATAATATAGACGACCTGATGGCAATGCCAGAAATTAACGGGGTTTTGGTCGGTACCGCCAGCCTTGACCCCCAGGGCTTTGCCCGTATTGTCAACTATCGTTAGGGCGGACAAAATCCAGCAGGCAGGCGAAGTAAAACCGGCTTTTAATTTGGGTGCATTGGCGCAAATTCCAGCCCAAGGCGGTGATGGTTTGCGTCATTTGTGGCCCTGGATGTAGATAGGCACGGGTGGCTTTACTGGCTCCGGGGAATAGGCTACCCACTTTTTTCAAAGCACTATAAAACAGGGTTTTGGGGGCGAAACTAAAGATCAGCCGGTGGGTGGCACAACTGGCTAAATGTTGCAACATTTTTTGGGCGTGCTGGGCTGGATAATGAATCAGCACATCCAGGCAAATAACCGTATGATAAGTCCCCCGCAATTCTTCTAAATCTGCTACCAAAAATTCGATCTTTTGGTCAATAAATTGGCTCTGAAAATCCCGCTGACTCAGGGCTTGATTTTTGGCTTCCTGCACCATTTTTAGGGAAATATCACTCGCCCGCACCTGTGCCCCTCGGTGCGCCAACGGCAGGGTTAAACTGCCCGTACCACAGCCCACATCAGCAATAGTGATACCATTCAAATCCAGGGGTAACCACTCTAAAACCGTGGCAATGGTGCGTTGATGTCCCGCCCGAATATCGGCTTGTACTTGATTAACTTCCCCCGTGCCGTAGATATTGCGCCAACGGTTGAAGCCCGTGCCATTAAAGTAATTTTTGACAACGAGTTTATCATCCACAGGTGGGGTGTTTTTCATTGGGGGTGCATACCACAAAGCCATGTAACACTATAGCTTAAAGACACCTCTATCTATTCGCAATTATGGAGAATTATCTCCTTAGAAGCCTCGTATTCAGGAGCGGCGTTGCTCTGCGACCAATTCTCGTAATTCAAATGTGATTGCCAGAGCGGAACCAACCCCGATGCCGGTAACAACTACAGGGCGTGGTCAACGTTCCCCTGGACAACGTTGGGCATTTTGCGCCACAGCTACCTCCGGTGTTTGTCCCAGCAGGGTAGCTTCAATCGCCCGCCCCAAACAGTTCGATAGCCGGTTATAGTTCACCCCATTCGGGCGGGAGTAGGCGACCTGGGTTTGCGCCAGAAATACCTGCAAAAGCGGCTGGTCAGCCAAAAAACTTTGATATTTCGGTTGCTGACGGGCGGATTGGGTCACCGGTAAAGCCCCGGTTTGGGTTGCCCAAGCCCCTTGAAATTCATCCCCCAGCAAGTAATCCAAAAACCGCAATGCCGCCGCCTGCCGAGTGGGATTGGTGTGCATGAGAAACACATTGGCTCCCCCCACAATCGTGGCCGGTCGGGTCGCCTGGGGCATGGGCATGACGCTAAAGGGCACCCCCGTTTGGCTCAGATAACCCAACGTCCAAGGGCCGGTAATCTGCATCGCCACCCGCCCCTGGATAAACCCCTCCTGCTCATACCCCCGCTCCGGTGCCGAGAGTACCGCCACCCCCATTTGCAGTAATTTTTGCCAAAAATGTAATGCTTGCCAACTCGCCTGATCCAACAACGACACCGTGCCATCCACCACCTCTCCCCCGGCGCTAAACCAAAACGGCAACCAGGAAAACACCGTCCATTCGCCTTTCCCCAGGGGCAACAGCAACCCATACTGCTCCGGGCGGCCATCCCCATCCCGGTCTTGGGTTAATTTTTGCGCCACCTGTGCCAATTCCTCCCAGGTGCGGGGCAACTGCTCAATCCCTGCTTGGGCAAATAAATCAGACCGATAAAAAATCCCCAAATTGCTGGTCGTAAATGGCACCGACCACAACTGACCTTCAAACGCCATTCCCGGCAAGAGCGAGGGGTCTAAATTGGCGAGATGTCCCTGGTTTTTGAGCCAATCCGTCACGGGGACAATGCCCTGCAAATCCACTAATCTGCCGGTCAATAAACTATCAAACCAGAGCAAATCCGGCGGGCTATTCCCCACAATCGCCGTGAGGATTTTGGGAAACTGTTGATCCGCCTGCCCCACATAAATTGATTGCACGTTTATATCTGAATGTTGGGCATTAAATTGGGCAACTAATTGCTCAAAAATCACCCGATTGGCGGGGGGATTGATCCCATGCCAAAAGGTTAAAACTAATGGAGCAATATCCGATGACACTGCACCTTGGCAACCCAGGAGTAAAACACTCAAAATTAAACCCAAAAATAACCGTTTCATTTCTGCGCCGCCACACAAGCGATCACCGGATAATCCGGGTGTTGGGTTGCCAATTCCTGGAGTGTTAATTCTTCCATCGCTACGCCCAAAAAAGTTGCTAACACCGTCAACGTATTCCCGTAGGTGTATAAATTGCATTGGGCATAATGGCGAAATAAATAAGTCAAACCATCGGGTAACAATCGCCAATAATCCGCCGGTCGGTCATGCAATCTTTGCGCCGTCGGCACCAAGGCCAAACACCAGCCCCCCGGTTTTAGCCATTGGTGGATATTATCAATAACGCAACTCGGATCATAACAATGCTCCAGCACATTAAAAATTAAAATCGCATCCACCGAATCAGCCATAACCATATTGGGATCATGGGCATCCCCAACAAAATCTACCCCCGCCCCCGCTTCGATATTCATACAGCGATAGGTAGTAATTTGTGCCAGATTCAGATCATAAAATTCCCGATCTTTCGCCACCCCGCCAATTTCTAAAATATTGCCCTTGATTTTATCCCCAACGGTTTGGAGAAACTGCTTTTGATAATAGCGGTCAATCGGTGTCCCCCGCGAGAACCCTGTAATCGCACAAACCGGTGCCCAACGCCGCACATCCCCCCAATTTATTTGCCCCACCGCCGGGACAATCAACCCCAGTTCATAAAGTTGCTGAAATGTCGCTTGAAATTCAGGTAAATTAACCGCTGGATAGGGGGAAAATAAAGGTAATTTATCCGTCAGATTTACCTGCTGTTCGGGTTGGAGATAACTGGGAAACCCTTGGGTGAGATAAATTATTTCATTCTGCATGATTTTAAGCAATAGATTCTCCCCCAATGTTGATAGTTCAATTCCCACCGGTTGCGTTTGCCATTCCTGATATATTTGATACCCCGATGCTAGGGTTTGAGCTTGGACAAAACACTCTAAAATCGCCAATTGCATCGGGGACGACAGGGGCACTGCCGCCCGTTGACTCCAGCCAAACACCGCCTGGGTGGTTCCCCCCGTCCTGCGGATAAAAGTACTGGTACAATACTGCTGACTCATCCCGCTAAAACCCAGGTTTTAATGGCCGTAACCACCCCATCTTCTTCTACCGTCGGTGCTACCCAATCCGCTTGCTTTTGTACTGCTAATGGCGCATTCCCCATGGCAATCCCCACCCCGGCGTACTGCAACATTTCCAGGTCATTGTAATTATCCCCAATGGCAACTACCTGATCGGGGGTAATGCCCAATAATTCTTCGGCTAGGTACTGCACCGCTACCCCCTTATTCACCTGGGGATTGGCCGCTTCAAAGTAAATAGGTGCCGAACGAGTTAAGTACAATTCACTCTTTTTATACCGCTTTTGTAATGTGTTTAACATCCGTTCGACAATCTCAGGGTCTTCACTCACGGCCAATACCTTAGTTGGAGCCACATCCATCTGAGCCAGAGTTAAGCGCAAGTCATCTACCAAAATCGGCTCAATCAAGGTGCGTTGGGCATAATGATCCGTATCGGGACGCATTTCCTGCACATAAAGCTGGTCATTGAGATAAAAATGTATGGACAAATGCGGGCTTAAATCCGCCTGTTCAAAATAGTCCAACAGTTCCAACGCCCGCTGGGGGTCAACCGGCCAATGGCGATGCTGTACCCCGGTGTGGGGGTCTTGAATCCAAGCACCCTGGTAGCTCATCAGGGGTAAAGTTAAAGCCAATTCCCGATGAAACCGCAGGGCAGAACGGTACATCCGTCCGGTGGCAATGGCAACTTTGATCCCCCGTTGGCGCACCGTCTGTACTGCGGATTTTACCGCAGACGTAATGCGATTGTCATCACCAACCACCGTGCCATCCAGGTCAAGCACCAGCAAACGCACGTCAGGAATCGGCATGGTGAAAGAAGTTGCGGGGTTATCTCCCTGCCACTATATCAGGTTTGCCCCCAGAGGAAGAGGGATTGCCCCAGTCCCACCAACAGCCCCAGGATGCCCCCCAGATTGACAATCGCCTGCAATTCACTGCGGACAATCCCCTGAATTCCCGCTTCCAAATCCGCCGGGGACGTGGCATTTACCCGGTCAATAATTGCCTGGTCAATATCTAAAATTGGGATTACTTGGGCAATCATTTGTTCTAGGTCTTTTTCCAGGTAGCGTTCAATAATGAGGGCTAATTCTTCGCTAATTAAACTCAGGGAGCTATTCATAATGGACGAACTACGGAGCCGGGTGAGAATTAAATGGGCAATTTCATCCCAGTTGAGGGAATCACTCAGGTTTTGAATCAATACCGGGCCATCCACTTGCAGGTATTCCCGGATCAGTTCCCGTAATTGTTTCCTGAGTTTGTGCATGGTAATGACGGGTAAATTCTGTAGCGAGAGTTCTTGGATCAGTTCCGTAAGTCGGGGTTTTAAGCCCAGGGATTGCATCAATTCCGCCAAGCGTTGATTGGCAGTTTCCGGTTCTTCAATACAAAAACGCCGGAGTCGAATCAAGGCATTCCGCACCCCAAAAAAATTCGCCACCACCCAGTAGGTGCCGGTGGTCTGTTCCCGCAAATCCTGGTCAATGACCGCAATGGTTTCTTCGGTTAAAAAGTCAATCAATGCCCGTCGCAGGAGGTCGGGAGTTAACACCAAGTCTAGCAACCAATCGGCTATCTGTTCCGCTTGGGTGGCTGAGAGGCGAAATTCTAACAAAAAACGATCAAAAATTTGGTTGATTTGCTCGGCTAAAAAGTCTTCCTGGCGGGCTAAAATTCGCAACAAACGGGGCAGAGATTCACCTAAAAAATCATGTAAAATTCCGGCGAGAATTTTGGCGGTGCGGGCTTTATATGCTTCTAGTTTTACCTGGTTTAAGGCGGTTTGGAGTAGCCAATAAATCGCCGCCTGAGTCCGTTCCAGTTGCAATAAGCGGCGGGCGATATTTTGCAATTCTTCCGGGGTGAGCAGGGAACGGGTGATGGTGTCAGCAACGCGTGAAGCTAAACGCCCCTGGTTGCTGGGGATCAGGCCGGGGGTAAAGGGGATGCGGTAGGCACCCAGGTAGAAGGGGCGGTAGGGACGAAAAAGCATCCGAATGGCGATGTCATTGGTAAAGTAACCAATCACCGTGCCAAGCAGGGGGGGTAAAACCAGGTTTAGGGGCACAGACACAGGCAATTTAACCCAGGGTTGGATGATAATTGGGAGCGGTTACTCGCTAAAGGGATTGATTTTGATCATAAACCGTAGGACGGGCTGGTTATCCTAGAATATAGAGTTTTGGTCGTGTTTTTGTGATTCAACATCCTTTGATTGCCCAGTTAGCCGAGGTAATTCGCCGCCAGTGGCAAGCGGGTTTGACCCTAGAGCCGTACCCCCTACCGGCGGATTTGGGCTATGTGGAGGGGCACCTGGAGGGGGAACGGGTGCAAATCCAGAATTTGTGTTACCAAAGTACCCATTTTCGCAAACTGCATCTGGAATTGGCGCAGGTGGGGGGCAATCTGGATATTCTCCACTGCGTGATGTTCCCCCGGCCTGAGTATGATTTGCCCGTCTTTGGGACGGATATTGTGGCGGGACGGGGGCAGGTGAGTGCCGCCATTGTGGATTTGTCCCCCACCCGGGGGGATCATTCCCTGCCTCCCGCCTATGTAACCGCATTAACGGCCTTGACCCCCAGCCCGTTTGAGCAACCCCGTCCTTTGCCGCCCTGGGGGGATATTTTCTCTGAGTTTTGTCTGTTTGTGCGCCCGGTGAATGAACCGGAACAGCAGAGATTTGTGGATTATGTGGCGCAGATACTAAAATTACATTGTCAGAACGCCCTTGCCAGTGCGCCCCTCGCCCCCGCCCAGGCGCAACAGCACCAATCCCAGCAAAGTTATTACTGCCGCCAACAACAGCAAAATGATAAAACCCGGCGGGTGTTGGAGCGGGCTTTTGGCAACGACTGGGCGGAACGGTACATGAGTACGGTGTTGTTTGACCTACCCCAGGCATGAGTGACCATTACCAAACCCTCGGAGTGCGCCCCAGTGCCACCCACGCCCAGGTGAAGGCCGCCTACCGCCGGTTGGTGAAACTCTGCCATCCCGATACCAATCCCCAGGGGCACGAGCGGATGATTGCCCTGAATTTGGCCTACGAGGTGTTGGGCGACCCGGCGCAACGGCGCACCTATGACCAACAAAAGACAGGCACGTTACCCAGCCCGCCCCCTAGCCCGCCGCCCCAGCTTTGGTGGCAGGAGGTATTTCAGCCGGTGGATCAACGGGTACGCCGGATTTTGGTCACCCGCCGACAACAGCTAGACCGTCTGGCCGCCGACCCCTTTGATGATGAATGTATGGCGGCATTTAGCCAGTATCTA encodes the following:
- a CDS encoding phycocyanobilin:ferredoxin oxidoreductase, which codes for MIQHPLIAQLAEVIRRQWQAGLTLEPYPLPADLGYVEGHLEGERVQIQNLCYQSTHFRKLHLELAQVGGNLDILHCVMFPRPEYDLPVFGTDIVAGRGQVSAAIVDLSPTRGDHSLPPAYVTALTALTPSPFEQPRPLPPWGDIFSEFCLFVRPVNEPEQQRFVDYVAQILKLHCQNALASAPLAPAQAQQHQSQQSYYCRQQQQNDKTRRVLERAFGNDWAERYMSTVLFDLPQA
- a CDS encoding J domain-containing protein, coding for MSDHYQTLGVRPSATHAQVKAAYRRLVKLCHPDTNPQGHERMIALNLAYEVLGDPAQRRTYDQQKTGTLPSPPPSPPPQLWWQEVFQPVDQRVRRILVTRRQQLDRLAADPFDDECMAAFSQYLGACRRTLQQAETLFRSQASPPALAGVASGLYHCLNHLQDALEDLHWFTQSYSEQYLQTSEALFRRAGEQRQRAWQAARWAGFS